The sequence CGCACGCGGAGGCGATGTTCCTGCTGCTCGAGAGGGAGCGCGTCGTCATCGCGGATGACGTGCAGTACTGGGACGCGGCGAGCGCGCGGCTGTTCACCCACGCCTTCACGCGCATCCTGGACCCGAGGGCCCGCACCCGGCCGCTGCCCTGCTTCATCGACTGCTATCGCCGGGGCGAGCTCCCTGCCTACTCGGAAGCCAACGTGCGCAAGCTGGTGGACGCGGGCGTGGCGCGAATCATCGACCTGGAGCCGCTGTCCGCGGATGGCGTGCGCCGGCTGCTCGACAGCCTGGACCTGCCCGGCGCCTCGTCGCACGCGGAGGCACTGACGCGGTACACGGGCGGCAACCCGCTGTACATCGTCGAGACGCTCAAGCACCTCATCGAGACGGACTCGCTGCACAGGGACTGGCCGCACCGGCTGCCGCCGCCGGGGCGGGTGGGCCCACTCATCCAGCGGCGACTGGAGCGGCTGACACCGCTGGCGCTTCAGATTGCGCAGCTCGCGGCGGGGGCGGGCGCGCGCTTCCGGACGGTGCTCGTGCCCGAAGCACTCGAGGTGGGAGCGACGGTGATTCACGCGGCGCTGTGTGAGCTGGAGGCCGCGCAAATCCTGGTGGGCGAGCGGTTCAGCCACGACCTGGTGCAGGAGGCGGTGCAGGCGACGATTGGCAGGTCCGCCGGCCGCTTCCTCCATGGCCGGCTCGCGGTGGTGTTGGAGCGCGACGGTGCGCCCGCGAACGTGCTTGCGCACCACTGGCTGGAGGCGGGCCAGGAGGTACGGGCGCTGCCCCACCTGTTCGCGGCGGCGCAGGCGGCCGAGGAGCTGATGCTCACGGAGGAAGCCGCGGAGCACCATGCCCGAGCGGCGGCGATTCTCACGGCGACGGGCCGGCACACGGACGCGGCGAGCGCGAGGGCCGCGGAGATCCGCTGCCGGACTCCGGGCCGCCGGGAACCGCCGCCGTCACCGGTCAGCATGCGCGACCCGGCCCCGCTCTGCCGTGCGTGAGGCCGCGGGCCGTCAAGGCCCGGTGGCCTCCAGCGCGTCGATGTCCGCGTTCTCCAGCACGCGCTTCGGAGCCCCGTGCCGGACGACGTGGAGCATCGCTCGCCCCACCTGCTCGCTCGTGGTGACGTACTTGGGGATGAGCGCCTTCAGGACGGGGTACAGCGGCCCCATGACGGCGTAGCCCGCCCGGTACAAGCGCGTCCGCGACGTCACCCCGTGCATCGGGTGGATGTACGCGGGACGGAACATGTACGCGGCCTTGAAGGGCAGTTGGAGCAGCGCGTTCTCGGTCTCTCCCTTCACCCGGGCCCACATGGAGCGGCTCTTCCCCGTGCTGTCCGTCCCCGAGCCGGAGACGAAGACGAACGTCATCCCGGGGTTGAGCTTCACGAGCGTGCGAGCCGCCGCCAGCGCCAGGTCATACGTCACGCGCCGGTAGTCCGCTTCCGACATGCCCGCGGAGGAAACACCGAGGCAGAAGAAGCAGGCGTCGTAGCCCGTGAGCCGGTCCTCCACGGAGGAGTAGTCCGAGAGGTTCTCGTGCACGAGCTCACGCAGCTTCTCGTGCTGCTGGCCCGTCGCCCTGCGCCCGACGGCGAGGACCTCCTCCACGTCCGGGGCGAGCAGACACTCGCGCAGGACGCCCTGACCCACCATGCCCGTCGCTCCGAAGAGAATGACTTTCATCCGTGGCCCTCACAGTGCTCCTGGCGGAACACGAGCATGGCTACCACCAGCTGGACCTCGGCTCCAGCCAGGTCCAACGCGTGCGGCGCGGCATCGAACGGTCGCCGCGCTCCGGGGAGTGAGTCTTCAGTGATTCGTGCGCGCCGCCGTGCATTCCAGGGCGCGTCCGGCGACAATGGCTGCTTCGCGGTACCCACGGTTCAACACGACAGTCCCACACGCATGCTCTGCACGAAACACGAACACTCCTCGGAGGAGTCCGCCCGCCGCTGTGTCGCGAGGGACATTGCGCGGCGCGCGGACCGGAAGCTGCGTGACGTCCTGCCACTGGAGCCTCGCTTCGTGACGTACCGCCACGGACGCCATGCACGCAGAGATACAGTGGAGTTGTTTGTCTTTTCCGAGGACCTGAACACACCGTACTGATACAGCGCCCCAACTTCTCCATGCGCTGGATTTGCTCTTCCTCCTCGGCTCTAATCTCGGCTCGTGCGGGTGAGCCAAAAAACCTCTCGCGCGAACAGATGGATGTCTGGCCAAACCGTGGAGGAACTCAATGGCTAAGCAACTCCTGGAGTGCGGCCTGCGCTACGTCCAGTACTATCTCGAGGGTACCTACAGCATGTACGGAACCGACGAGTTCGTCGGTTATTGCACCGAGAACGGCTGGGAGCCGATCTGAGCATGAGCGCAACGCAGGGAGCTCATACAGCTCCCTGCGCATCCTCGCGACGGTCAGCCCTTCAGCAGCAGTCCATGGGGCACGTCACGGGCTCATTGCCATCGCAGATGCCATCGCCGCAGGGATAGTAGAAGACGATGCCATCTCTCGACTTGCCCGGCTTCCCGCTGGGCGCCGTGCACGAAGGGCCGCCGCCGCCAACACAGTCGCTGGGACAGGTTGCCGACGTCTCGCTCCCATTGCAGACACCATCGCCACAGCTCGGCGGATATCCACAGTCCTGGGGACACCTGTACGGGTCCTCTCCCGCGCCACAGTAGCCGTTGCCACAGACCTCGGGGTCAACGCCTCCGCAGTCCATGGGGCACGTCACGGGCTCATTGCCGTCACAGATGCCGTCTCCACAGGGATAGTAGGATTCGACTCGGCTCGACTGCGTGCCGAGAGCCTCGGGCGCTTCCACGGTACCGCCGCATGCCAGCAGGGCCAGTGCCGCCACCACGGTGGCCGCCACTCCACTCCATCGCTTGCTCATACAGCCTCCTGGAAAGGGAGGCTCGGAAGCCTACCGCGTGCCCGAGGGAGTGGCGTTCGATTTTCCCATTCGTGACACAAAGGCAACTGTGTTGCGGCGCGTTACGACCACGGGTCAGAGGCCGTCGGTGTCCGTGAAGTCGACTGTTGCCGTCCCGGCCGTCACATCGGTCTGGAAGAAGCGCGTGAGGTGGCCGCAAGCGTTCGCCACGTTCGGGGCCGAGCTATCGCAGGACGGCTCGTCGCCCCTCGGCACCATGATCGCCCATATCTCCCACTTGCCCGGCGCGTCGGCGAGGTCCAGCTTCAACGACGAGGCCTCGTGGGCGGCATCGTGGCAATCCGTCCAGTCTCCCGGCTGGGGATTCAGACCGCCCCGGGCAATCCAGTCACCACCGTCCACTCGCGTCCAGACGTTGAAGGCTCGACCGCTCGGTGGCGAGGTGGGGCCGTTGACGTGCGTGCAGTTGAACATGTGGACAAACCTGGCGTTGCCGGGGTTACCGCCACCAGGTCCGGTGCCGCGCGGGAAGCAGCCCACGAGCGTCAACACCGCCGCTCCCAGTGACATCATCAGATACCGTCGCATTCGCGTCTTCATCGTTGTCGTTCCTCGTCAGGGATGGGCAAAGGCATCCGTTCGCCCAGAGCCGCCGTGGCGCTCTGTCCATTCAACGAGGAGGGCTGAAGATCTTCCCGCCGCTACGCCATCCACTTGCTGCCGGGCACCTTCGTCGCGATTGGAAGCGCTGGCACATCGTCCTCGCCCCACTCAGAGCGAGCGCAGGAAGGCGACCAGTGCCTCGCGCTCGCTCCGCTCCAGCTTCTTGAAGCGCTCGCGCGTGGCCTCCGCCTCGCCGCCGTGCCAGAGGATGGCCTCCTCGAAGCCGCGGGCGCGGCCGTCGTGGAGCATGCGCACCTGACGGTTGACGGACTGCAAGAGCCCCAGGCCCCACAGCGGCGCCGTCCTCCACTCCGTCCCACTTGCCTCTCCGTCCGGGCGGCCATCGGCCAGCTCCGGCCCCATGTCG comes from Pyxidicoccus parkwaysis and encodes:
- a CDS encoding NAD-dependent epimerase/dehydratase family protein, whose protein sequence is MKVILFGATGMVGQGVLRECLLAPDVEEVLAVGRRATGQQHEKLRELVHENLSDYSSVEDRLTGYDACFFCLGVSSAGMSEADYRRVTYDLALAAARTLVKLNPGMTFVFVSGSGTDSTGKSRSMWARVKGETENALLQLPFKAAYMFRPAYIHPMHGVTSRTRLYRAGYAVMGPLYPVLKALIPKYVTTSEQVGRAMLHVVRHGAPKRVLENADIDALEATGP